A segment of the Zingiber officinale cultivar Zhangliang chromosome 8B, Zo_v1.1, whole genome shotgun sequence genome:
ttaagtttttattagttttaaaatttgaattgattACACGAATTATaattctttaaaggtttatctcttaattttttattaacgattaattttgaattttttttaatatttaattttgaatttattaaattcgATTTTGGTTTTAttgaaatgtttgaatttatctttatattttctttgtcttttaagtttatattcttatctttaaaatttaatcttttgttaattaaattatcttggttttggatagaattttctaaattGATATTGTatagattattaaatattttattaaagtatttattaattttatctaaacctattttctcatttttttaatttttaaattctaatttattttaatatttgaattaattaatgtgtCTGAATTGATTTGTCAATGTTTTATTTGACTAAGTCACAGTTGATGTCAATTTGAtcaaagtcttgattgacttgatcaaaatCTAGATAGTCATGCAGCATACTAGggataatttcataattatctaTATTAGCATGTAGATGATCTAAACTACTACTGATAGGGGTGTTTTTGTAAATTATACTAACCTTAAGCGCATCCCTAATTCGGTAGACTCTTCCATTGAATTTGACTcgagtttgaatttgattttgaccTAATCGTCTAACTGCAATGGCTCCTCGTGAAGGTTGGTCAGGCaggtccaaaactcgtgggcatcCTTGACCTTTTTTATCCTGCAagtaactttgttaggtaataaatctgaaactaactttattaccttttggtttgcttccAAGTTTTGTGTTGATCTTCTCAGTACCATGCCACCATCGAAGTCGTTCATGAGGATAAAAGTTTCCATCTACATCCTCTATAGATTGAATTCATGTATCTTGTACATCTCATATAGAGGTGGTTCGTGAATGTTTCGTCCTTCGACTTGAGACATTAAACACTGATgataaaaaaactaaaaagaggtgccaagacttggtcttctATTAGTAGTGCTAGAGAAAAAATATAGTATTTCACTaacttcaaaaaatattttttaaacacaaacgatatctatttttcttttaaaaagaacccCCTTGCTCaattgatggttgcaccaattcagaacagtacctgttctgataccacttgttggatcgtagagttcGCTATAGGGGGTGAATAGTTATTTTTaagaattcaaaaatcaattcaagtacgcagcgaaaataaggaaagtaagggcaatgctaacacaaccaattttacttggttcggagccttcgtcgactcttactccaaggctcacattcgtcagtgctttcgttgggtaattactaataattcgcaaaaatgattacaaaataagtacataaattattaaactaataccgacaacaagaaaaaggaaatgagTCGCAGGTTGGTCGGAGAAGCCTCGCAGTGTCGCAGGAGTAGAGCGCAATAAAGAAGTCGTAGCAGAAGTTGTTGTATTTTGCTCCAGGTggtggcctccttatataggaagctctggGCGCCGGGATTGTGACGTAggcccggaccaccattttccagcaAATCTTTTTCCTGTAAGAAAATGATAGTCCGGGGCAAATACAAATTATACTACCttacaaaataaagtgttagcacaattatagtcaattagagtagtaattaaattccgtctcaccgagaccagaatctagtcacgatctcaactttgattcccaaaatggttctaagttagaTTCCCTAactgggaatgcatcctcaccaagtcactcccctctagtgacttaccttaacttacctgccaaacatccggtcaatccgtcgacctgtctgaacttcatgccagctatccggtcaacctgtcgacctagctgggcttcgtactagctatccggtcgacccgtcgacctagttgggcttcgtgctagatatccggtcagcccgtcgacctatctgtacttcacaccagctatctggtcgacccgttgacctagctggacttctcctgtacactcagtCAAAGTATTAGattacaacaaacctaacttaacctactttgtcattcatcaaaagctgagttagaccgttagcgccaattgcaccaacaaaaaaaaaatccttttttcaaaaacttattcagaaatatttgaacttactTTTCCAAATAaggtttattttcaaaaatagttaaataaGAAAacttaactttcctttttttaaaaaaattttgaagtcttgaaaaacaatgctttaataaaacaaaaattaatgagaaatgatattcatctagaaaattcttaaggatagacacataaatgatggaacccacaaaaagtgaaatggtgggtcccatctttatgtgtctatccttaagaattttctagatgaattttctagatgaatatcataGCTCAAAATTAATACCTTAACATTcatttcactcccccttaattaatgctaaaaatttaattaagtgatTTTAGTTTGGGAATCCTAGAGTTCAAGCATGTAAAACaaaaacataaaagttattatttattttcctgattttccatctcacccattttagGTTATTAAACATATTCAGCTTTATGAGTTTGTACGAGATAGAGTTAAGTTAATCTTGAAGTTGAGTTTATCTACGATGATATTGAAgactatttcaaaaaaaaaaaaaaaaaagttaaatttgaattttgaatttcaaaatatttaagtttgaatttcaaattttaaaatataagtttaattagatttaaacatttgacaataattaaaattttgaagattttaaaaattattaaaaattaattaagtttgaaattataaacttacatattaattatgatttaaaaattaattatcatttgaaaataattaagattttaaaaatctaagaattaataatttgacatttaattatgatttaaaaattaataatcaaataattaaaatttttgaaattcattatgattttaaaattaattaaattttgagattaattctgattttgaaattcagtatgaaattaagtaagattttaaaattaattatgattttaaaattaattatgattttgtaaattaattatgattttaaaattaattatgattttaaaattaattatgattttgtaaattaattgtgattttgaaaataattataattttaaaattaattatgattttgtaaattaattgtgattttgaaaataattataattttaaaattaattatgatttgattttaaaattaattatgattttgtaaataattatgattttgaaattaattatgattttataaataatattttgaaattaagattaattaagattttgaaattaattagaatttgaaattaagattttgaaattaattaagttaacttaattgaattaattttaattaatttgatattggttaactactttatattttaaaccaagatccatctcacccttttctaaattttcaatcagggaaccttgatagttttgtgagatgattaatttaatcttaaattcaaatctaaggattgatcaacatttgagttagatcaaggtttaacagttagccaattaaatatttatttcaataattggctttcaAGCTATGacgaggtactagaccttcttgagtattggatcatcaatcacttctagacaagactttttaaagaaatttaatatttaattttcttcctgaaaatcctaggtctaattagtcaagtgtaaatcaagtctaagtccttatctacactagtctaagcatatataataagagcagtaaatcaagcatcaaacaaatcaATTTAATGATAAAAATCATCTTTTtgctcctcctggatcatagcctcaataaggtctatcaaggtaatgtatttgatccttggggattcaatattgattgagtccaacttgattaatctgATTGCATCTGTgttttttatttcatatttacATGAAGTATATATCTTGTAATACAAGTAAATATTCTGAAGTTCAATAATACAGATCTATAGTAAGCTTCTATGCCTACAACCAATGAAGTTCTATAAGAACTTCTTATGAGACATCAGTTGAGGTTTGTGTTGTTTACATTCCTTTCTAATTTTAATAGAGAATGATCATGGCCAGCATGCGAGTGAACAACTTCAAGGAAATTCAACAGCGTTATACTTTAACAAGGGCCTTAACGATTGAATAACTTGCTTAAAAGAAGTAATGTCTACCTAAACATTGCTTTCTTCCATTAAAACCTCCTTAGCTTTTTCGCAAAGCACCCTAAcctgaaattttatttaaaaacttataaatATAGTTATTAATTCATAATGATAAACTGCAAGAAATTCCAAATATTATTTTCATAGGGAAAAAAAGAACACTAAACAATCATTGGACTGCAAAAGCTAATGTCTTAACAATGTGAACTCATTGTGAACTTTTAGCAATTAGCAAGACACAAGAAGGGAATAGAAGCATTTACCTCTATTCCTTGTTAATAGAACAAACAGTTAATGCATGTAACTAGAGGTGTCCTCCTATAACTTGAGTAATATTTCATAAATTTCCAGAGGCTTATGAAAAGATACAATAGAAACCTCTACGAATATTTTTTCTATATAACTTACAAGAAAAATCAGCTCAATCAAAAACTGAATTCTGAATGACATGCTGATCAGATAAACTATTTCCCATCATCTCTAACAAATTAAAGCATTTATAATTGTATCAAGGAGAAATAATTAAGTCACATCGGATAAATAAATCATCAGATTATTCATTAACAAGCAACACTAACCCATCCCATAGTCCAACAAAGAAAATCATTACAGTCCATGAATGAAATATGGACTGACCAGTTCTACTTTAGCAGTTTCAAGTCTGGGAAGAGCTCAAATTTCTCTACAAACTCCATTGTTTAAAGCTTGCATCATAGGATATGTGGAACAATCCACGGAACCGGATCAAAGACCTACAACCGAACCAATTCGTTACGAAGAAAGATCGACTAAAGATTAAAATAGATCTAACGCCAATATCTACCATTTTACATATATAGATCCCAGTAATCACTAGAAACAAACATCTCAGCCAAACTACACGCCATAACAGCATCGTAGATCTGTAAATTGCTAAACACCCACTCAACCTCAGATCTGTAAAGAATACGCATGAATCGAGCAGAAAACCCCCAAAACAAACATCCTGACCAGAGAAGGAATAAATCGAAGGAGCGATCGGACCAAAATAAGCGAGGGAAAGGGCGAGATGTAACCTCCTGTTCAGCGAGCAGCTTGCACTGCATGAGCTGCGCGATCTGCTCGTCCAGGTTGCCATGGGTGTCCAAGGCCGGCACTGGACTCACGCTCATCTTGTCCTCCTTATACCAGTCACCTCCTCAACGTCGGGGGCGAAGGAGGCGAAGAGATGGGTCGATCTGTCGTGGTTGATCGCCTTAGCACCGGGATCTGTCGCTTGACGAAGGTGTGGTCTTGACGTAGAGGAGTTCGGAGGAGTGGTTCGCGGAGAGGGGTTCGCCAGAGAGGGGTttgccggagaggagttggatggagaaggccgcgtgagatgaggagttgggagaagggttcgggatcaaaaacgatcggaagataggagttgggagaagggttcgggttttctactccttacttagatccaacggtttgtattaatcaagatttagatgagaacttaacaatagacaacactttttaaaaaacgttgtcgtagacactaaaaaaaagtctaatagacaacgctttttacgaagcattgtctttgacccgtaaaaatcactaatagacaacgatttttagaaaagcgttgtctattaataagaaaataatgaaatagacaacgcttttcactaaaagcgttgtcaaaaaaaaatagacaatgctttttataaaaagcgttgtcgtttaagtgttgtagaatctcaattttcttgtagtgaacccATAATGAATCGTTCTAACGTATACTTAAgtcctttaacttgagttttcaaaatggaattttctttctcaagttgttggacttgggttgaacttccattttgaactagctcagtcaaaggacttaggttagtctcctccttaaggattgttacctccttttagagtgacttgactcggaggttAGATTTTGCCAACTTTCTTAACAAATATGAAACTAAAGTTTGTAATTCATCAATTTTAGTACTAGAAATTAGGGAACTTACATTATtgtttggcccttcagaaacggatacggatccgtggcttctttcggacTCGATTTTCGATTCAGCTCCGATTTCTGATTCGGACTTTGTTTCGGCAACgtatgcttgtactggtagagcaaggaagcttgcttgctcgtgttcttcGTTGGAATCTTCAGAGGACTCggaccacgttgctttcaaggccttccttcttcgttgcttCTGGTTCAGACACTCCGGCTTGTAGTGTCTCTTCTGGTTGCAGCCATAGCGGGTAACTCTAGACTTGGCCTTCGTGTTCAattgagttaccttcttctttttgcacatttttcgTACCAATTTTATGAGCTCGGTTGTaatttcgtcgtcgtcgtcttctgagtctgattcatcttcggactcaggTTCGATTCTGCGCTTTGCTTTTGATTCCCGCATTCTGCTTGTTcctacaatcaaagcaatacctttcttggtcCGAGTAGTATTattttgttcatgaagttcaaattcagaaaaaagctcgtctagtctaattaaagaaaaatacttggatactttataagcatctaccattgatgtctACAAGGTATTCCTCGAAAATACATTGAGCGCATACCTGATGATGTCgcgattctccaccttctgtccaattgcgtgAAGGTCATTAAGGAGATTTTGAATCCGCGCATGAAGTTGGCTTGCCGATTCAttctcctgcatttttatattgtaaagtttatttaatatcaaatcatctttgcttaccttggtgtctgaggttccctcgtgcagctcaatcagcttctcccatagttcttttgcgcttttaaaGGGGCCGACCCGGCTCAATTCTTCTTTAGTTAAGGCGCATTGGAGAGTGCATGTTACTTTGGCGTCGATCTCAATTTTCTTCATCAAGGTTATGTCCCAGTTCTGGTATGATACTAAATTTCCAGCACCATTGAGTGGGAGTTCGAGACCAGTTTGGATGactatccacatctcgacttgcgtcttgaggtggtactccattcggctcttccagTAGTCGAACTCTTCACCAGAGAAGAGGGGAGGGTGTgcagtgctatacccttcttggtgggccattaaagaggaatctcgtacaaaaaaaaaataataacaaatattccaaaacttggtcttggattaatagtgcgggagaaaaataaaaatagcaattcactaattttgaaaaaataataaaatattaaaaaaaatattatttcaaattttgttatgtgcgatattttgtcaatactGATTAATagtgaaaaaatgaaaatgaatttttcaaaaataattttggagggaaaaaatgaaaggtagtttcaccaattcagagcgctcttgctctgatatcaattgtagaaTCGTTGAActggggggagggggtgaataacgctcgttttaaaataaaactcggagataggcagcggaataaagacacaacaaaacaatcgcaaacaccaagagttacttggttcggagcctgtggcaactcctactccaaggcccgtatgtgagagtgctttcgatgggcaatccactatcagttcCGAATAAGTGCAAGAGTGAACTTACAATATTAAAACAATTATAAaataaagaataccgacaactaTATATCTGAAGTTTCTTGTTCTAGGTCGTCGGAGCAGCATTAGGGCGTCGAGGAGGCATTTTCTGATCAGCGCGCAAGAGCAGAAGTCGTTCTGAATGTTGTTGTGAAGCTCCTGGTAGAAGTCTGCTTTTATAggttgttccgggcgcctggaacaccCCGGGCGACTGGACCATGTGGCTCGGCCAATCAATGCACCCCCACATCAGGTTGTAGATAGTTtttgggttccaggcgcccggatctgCTTTTTCCAGCCCTTTATTTTGTGCAAAATAAAATTAGTCCaaacaataaataatatatatagagtttcgtcgaaactctaggtcgaaccgacgcctactgttccctcttcggggaacgtgtcttcacctactcctctcaggagagtttgccttttgctagatcggtcctccaaaccgactggacttttgctcagtgcccgagACTTCtgatcttcatgctggacgtaagctccacgacccgcccagacttccaccaaatccgcgaccaccaggattttaaccCAGAGTCCCCGACTCTATGATTTTGCCCGAAGCACTCGACCCGTTAAgactttccacttagggttatcaccccctatgacgtatggttaccacccctagggttttgccACTTGCCTAATCACAGCTAAGACTTTTcatcatctagggttaccaccctctggaacctagggttatcaccccttaggattttccacctgcctaaaatctattaggacttttcctgtcagctcaatcaaccttgttagatcacaagacaacttaactttaaaccctttgacataatcaaaatacaagttcgatcgtctgatattttccattaaaaaaattatgatctTCCAATAATATGAacatcctttttattttctatatatatattttttaagatcaaTTAGGTATTAGAAGGGATAAAGAAAAGCTCCTTGAAAATAATCAAGATAAAGGGTAATCATTAAGAATTTAAATCTTACTCAATTTGTGCATTCTAATGCCtttattatttacataaataaaaaaaataaacaaaacaaacataCTGTGTTGTTCATCGCCTCTTCATAGATCTTCCCAAAGAAACTTTATTAATCTATAAAATAAGCTAAAATAAAAACAGCCATTTTGACAGTGGATGTGATACATACAATGAACTTCAAGATACTACTAAAAGTACCACCACTTGATCAATTGAAATCTGAAGGACAAAGTAGCACTCAACTATAAAGAGATGCAATAGTAGACATGTACAGTTGACAAAACACCAAACCAGCTCAAGGATTGAACTTGGAAGAGTCTTCTCTGATCTTTGTGTTTGTGTCAGCAGTTATCGATCGAACAAAAGAATATCGATCAGTATCAATCTGAACCCTTTCCATGATCCATCATTCTCCTTGTTGCTGTGGTCTCCAAAGAGAAGTGAGGAAGAGAGTTATAGTTCCAGATGAATTCTTGCATCCTGTTCTATATCTGCAAGTTTGGTAGAGGAATTCCTTTTACGCCACTCGGTTCCGCTGCAAACTGCATCAATTTGCACAGGCTGCTCGAGCGGATAACTTGCCATGAGGGAGCTTGCCGTCTCTCCCTTTTGTGGAAACCAAAAGAGTAACAACACCTCCGGATACCATGTAAACAGGATATTCAACTCTGGACGATCTGCTACTCGTAGCTACTGTGGGCCAAAGTTGAGATTTTCCCACCTGAACGGATCTACACTCCCAAGCTGTGGCAGGACTCGGAAAAATAAGCAGACACAAACACACACGGCAGCGATTGCGAGCATTGAGTGAACATAAGGCCGTTGAAGCAGCCCCGTTCGATGTGTTCGTCTAAGCCACATGTTCCTCGTCATGGCACATTGAGCACAAGATCCCAACGCTAAAACTTGGGAGCCATGCCTTCTTGATTCTCCCACGGTCGAGATCTCGCATTCAAATGATATTGTCACTTGTCCATTTGCCCTGTCAGCGAGCTTCCTGGCCACCAGATTGTTATAAGATATATTGTTCTTCGACATTGCGTACATGTAGGGGGACTGATGATTGTCATCGAGTACCGAATTCCAGCACTTCAAACCAATCTAAATAACCAGAGAAATAAACAAGTGAACTGTCCGTTAAGGTTCCAAAATCATACGAAATGACCAAACGACATAATTAAAGTCAATATTATCATTTGACCAAAAACAGCCAGTTTGCTTCCTGATTTGTTTATCATAGaatataaaataagaaataaggTAGAAAAATGAAAACTAAATTTACCTCTTGTGGATCGTTAGTGAGAACATCAACCATGTCGACCGAATCCTCCATACTAGCAGCCATATGCAATGGGGTAATGCCGCCAGGTCCAGCCATGTCTGGCGGGAAAAGATACACCTTCGTTGCATCATTTCCATGAACTGCACAATAATGGATCAGAAGATCTACCATTTTCCGGCACTTTCTCTTAACTGCTCTGTTCAACAGATGAACTTCTGAAAGCAGTTCGAATGACTCGTGTCTTAAAGTGTCATCCTTTAAGCTTCTTTGCACAAGAATATCCAGAAGAGTACGAAGAAGAGAGCACCAATCTCGTTCCACCGAAAATGTCAAGAGGTACTTCAGCCGTGAAATTGAGAAATCAGAAAACAACAGGCCAGATGATGCATGTGTCCTCTGAAACAGCCAACCAAGCTCATTTAGGAAGTGGAGAACATCCTGCTTTGTTGTGCACTGTGGACTGTTACCAACTTCCTGAAAATCTGCTTCAAGGGCTCTCAATTCCTGGCAGATATCGGCATTGGCAATAATGACAGGAAAGCTGTttcctttaaaaccattttcaaccTGATCGTAGAATTCAGAAATTAGTCAAGAGCATGAACTCTTAGATTACAGGCAATTACAAATAGTAAGACCAAACTTTTGAAAATTGCTGCTAGGATGATCACCTCAATGAAACATCGACCGAACTGCTCTTGAAATCCTCCAGGAAaatcaaagctctcaacacatgaATCATCATATATAGTGCCTGGGTATGTGGAGCAGAGAATTTCTTTCGACATGTATTTACCTCTATATGTGCAAtgaatcctagaaaaatgaaGGAAGAAAACATGAGCAAAAATAAGTACATGCGTATTTGGACTCGAATGCATTGTTTCAACTCACTTGGTGCCTGGAACAGTCAAATTGCGACCTTTAAGAAGAAGGGAAGTTTCCTTCCCACCTACAACAGCAACAGGTGATATTGAAGTCACTTCAGGAGCACTCCATGCCCTCCAAGTCTTAGATATGCGGATCTTCCCTGCAGTTGATATATTGATGCCAATTACTAGGAGTTTGATCTCATATTTATTGCAATTAAATTAGATTCAAACTTCATCAGAGATACTCAGACCAATGCAAGATACTTGAATTCGCTAAAAGgaggtattatatatatatatataaaggacaGCCCGGTGTACGAAGCTcctgccatgcggggtcccggggaaggatccattgtacgcaaccttaccctgctttttgcaagaggttgtttccaggattcgaacccgtgaccttttggtcacatggcaataaCTTTACtgttgcaccaaggctccccttcaaaagGAGGTATTATATATGCGCAAGAAAAAAACATACCATCCTTGTGTGACACCAGCTGTCTATTTGTACGAATTAAGAACCTCGCATTTTGCCAGAACTCAGTTTCAGAACATTGAATAAGAGAAGTGACACGCTGAAGAAGATCATCTTCAAGCTAAAAACCAGCATACATATTCAGAATTTTACAAAGTGAACCAAAAGAAATACGtcattgagaaaaaaaaatgtcACTGACATCTTCCCATGCTATTGATGGCATCGATAAGTATATTGACAGGACAACACAACCAGGCCGGATGTAACCCTCCATCTCCAAAGGGCTGTTTGAGAGCCAATTAAGTACCTGCAAATAACAGGAAACTTACATGCTACTTAATTATTTGATACAAGAATGTTCAAGGGAAAAAAATTGTAACAGTGAGTTGCAGTACCTGAGCACGAAGAGCATCAGGAAAGCTACTAGGATCCTTGCCAAAGAGTTTGAAAATTATTCGCCCAGTCCGATCCTGTTGTCAGTCGAATAAGCAAATAAGAAAGCAAATAAgatgaggaatatattattctgAAATGTGCATTACTAGAATGCAAGTCACCTGAGCATCAGAATTGGAACTTGATGGAGAGTAATCTGAGCAAGTTGATTTATAGGCAACATGATCTGCTGTTCTTTCAAAATTCTGAAAAAGATCAAGCGTTGCACTTGGACCACAAGTGGTGCTTGATTCAACATTTGTATTTTCTTCCCTGTAATGTGATCTCCCTGTATTTTTCACCCCTTCGAAAGTCGAATTCAGAGGAAATAATTTTTTCGTAACAGGCGGTGAAGTTGAAGGTGACCTGTCTTCCATAGGGTTGCTACTTTCTGAGGATAAATACTTAATTGAAAATCCCTCTGCTGGAGAATTGTCATCATCAGAAGGTCCAAAAAGTTGCAAAGGCAAACTCTGGTGAAGTTGCTGAGCCATCTGATTAGGAACATCCGTAGGAGATTGACTGATGATACCTTTGCTTGTCAAGGCAACTGAAGCATACAGATTGGTTGGCTTATTATGCAAAGAGGGCTCTGCATTTTGTACTTTGGCCTTATGATTGGCACTACTTTCACTGCTCCCATGTGAAAGAGATGCAGGGACAGGAGGAACGGATGCCGCCAATGCTGCAGAAAGAACTGCCAACATGTCGCTTGCAGTGGATAGTGCATTTTTCTCCTCAGCTGCCTTTATTGATTTCTCAAGGGAAGCTAGAGATCCATCTTGACATATATTCAAATCAAAACCACCAGGTGCAATAGCTCTTTCAGAAGAGTCCCCACTAATTGAAGTGCTTAATTTACTGATAAACTGTAGCAGGTGGTCTTTATCGGGTAGAGGAGAAATACCAGTTGGTGTATCATGATAACTACCTGCAGATACAGCACCAAACTATGAAGTATCAAAACCAAAAGGCAAAGCTTCCATCATTTAGAGACAAGTTACACACCTTTTAAGGGAGTTAACATAGCCAACAATTTCACAATATCCAGGTTCCCATTTGTCGTATTTTCTTGGTTTTTTGGTAGCAATAGCTTAGAAGAATTGTCCTCTGGTTGAGTCTTCCTTCTGCGCCGATTATGTCCTGCAAGTCGCCTTCTACAACTTCTCTTACCCTCATCAAACTCAGAAAGAGGATGAAATCTGGATTCCATGGATTCATATATCAGTATAAACAAG
Coding sequences within it:
- the LOC122016924 gene encoding squamosa promoter-binding-like protein 15, with the translated sequence MEGEIGAQVAPSIFFHHHHQAIHDARLLAKKRELPWKNPIFDHIQSLESQHQLMGSSQSNSGGNWNPNMWDWDSVRFTATPAPDAADLLCLGSQPSSSAAAVTDLANKGSEWSKNSKSSRSLEDDNGELALKLGGGGNLVEEPAGVRPGKKARSGSPGSSNNYPMCQVDDCRTDLSSAKDYHRRHKVCEMHSKTAKALVGNQMQRFCQQCSRFHPLSEFDEGKRSCRRRLAGHNRRRRKTQPEDNSSKLLLPKNQENTTNGNLDIVKLLAMLTPLKGSYHDTPTGISPLPDKDHLLQFISKLSTSISGDSSERAIAPGGFDLNICQDGSLASLEKSIKAAEEKNALSTASDMLAVLSAALAASVPPVPASLSHGSSESSANHKAKVQNAEPSLHNKPTNLYASVALTSKGIISQSPTDVPNQMAQQLHQSLPLQLFGPSDDDNSPAEGFSIKYLSSESSNPMEDRSPSTSPPVTKKLFPLNSTFEGVKNTGRSHYREENTNVESSTTCGPSATLDLFQNFERTADHVAYKSTCSDYSPSSSNSDAQDRTGRIIFKLFGKDPSSFPDALRAQVLNWLSNSPLEMEGYIRPGCVVLSIYLSMPSIAWEDLEDDLLQRVTSLIQCSETEFWQNARFLIRTNRQLVSHKDGKIRISKTWRAWSAPEVTSISPVAVVGGKETSLLLKGRNLTVPGTKIHCTYRGKYMSKEILCSTYPGTIYDDSCVESFDFPGGFQEQFGRCFIEVENGFKGNSFPVIIANADICQELRALEADFQEVGNSPQCTTKQDVLHFLNELGWLFQRTHASSGLLFSDFSISRLKYLLTFSVERDWCSLLRTLLDILVQRSLKDDTLRHESFELLSEVHLLNRAVKRKCRKMVDLLIHYCAVHGNDATKVYLFPPDMAGPGGITPLHMAASMEDSVDMVDVLTNDPQEIGLKCWNSVLDDNHQSPYMYAMSKNNISYNNLVARKLADRANGQVTISFECEISTVGESRRHGSQVLALGSCAQCAMTRNMWLRRTHRTGLLQRPYVHSMLAIAAVCVCVCLFFRVLPQLGSVDPFRWENLNFGPQ